A section of the Bryobacteraceae bacterium genome encodes:
- the yfiC gene encoding putative ABC transporter ATP-binding protein YfiC produces the protein MVPRGLPHAERTPRRTRGEASAAPIEWKRVWPDVRALLVPRRGVLLTGLVLIVISRLCGLVLPASTKYLIDDVLVRRRAELLGPIVAAVLAATAIQAVSGFALTQLLSKSAQRLIAELRMRVQSHVCRLPVAFFDAQKTGQLVSRIMNDVEGVRNLVGTGLVEFLGGLLTAIFSFFILMRISPLLTLMALGIVVAFGIILRWGFRTLRPIFRERGRITAEVTGRLTETLNGIRDVKAYHAEDREDAVFAAGVRRILDNVFRSLTGVSLLSLSATILLGIVGALVMYVGGRQILAGTLTLGGFVTFTAFLAFMVAPVFQVVGIGTQLTEAIAGLERTRELLDMPTEEQDASRRTELGPLRGQVRFEDVWFRYEPGKEVLRGVSFSAEPGTVTALVGSSGSGKSTILGLIASFYKPTDGRVLVDGADLSTVTLASYRRQLGVVLQETFLFDGTIRENVAFSRPEASAEEVLRACRLARVDEFAERLPDGYDTLVGERGVKLSGGQKQRVSIARAILADPRILLLDEATSSLDSETEALIQEGLAHLMQGRTTFVIAHRLSTIRRADQILVVEDGQVIEQGAHEELLAAGGRYHELYTRQHGFERNLFLAPGESVEPAEQA, from the coding sequence ATGGTACCGCGAGGACTGCCCCATGCTGAACGCACGCCGCGCCGAACCCGCGGCGAAGCGTCCGCCGCGCCCATCGAGTGGAAGCGTGTCTGGCCCGACGTCCGCGCGCTGCTCGTGCCGCGGCGCGGAGTGCTGCTGACCGGCCTCGTCCTGATCGTGATCAGCCGTCTCTGCGGACTCGTGCTGCCCGCCTCGACGAAATATCTCATCGATGACGTGCTCGTGCGGCGCCGCGCGGAGCTGCTCGGGCCGATCGTGGCTGCTGTGCTCGCGGCCACCGCCATACAGGCCGTGAGCGGCTTTGCCCTCACGCAGCTACTGTCGAAATCCGCGCAGCGGCTGATCGCCGAGCTGCGCATGCGCGTGCAGTCGCACGTGTGCCGGCTCCCGGTGGCGTTTTTTGACGCGCAGAAAACGGGCCAGCTCGTCTCGCGCATCATGAACGATGTCGAGGGCGTGCGGAATCTCGTGGGGACTGGTCTTGTCGAGTTTCTGGGCGGACTGCTTACGGCCATCTTCTCGTTCTTCATCCTGATGCGCATCAGCCCGCTGCTGACGCTGATGGCGCTGGGCATTGTTGTCGCCTTTGGCATCATCCTGCGCTGGGGATTCAGGACGCTGCGGCCCATCTTCCGCGAGCGTGGCCGCATTACGGCGGAAGTCACCGGCCGGCTGACGGAAACTCTGAACGGAATTCGCGATGTGAAGGCCTACCACGCTGAGGACCGCGAAGACGCCGTCTTTGCCGCCGGCGTGCGGCGCATCCTCGACAACGTCTTCCGTTCTCTCACGGGCGTCTCGCTGCTCAGCCTGTCGGCCACCATCCTGCTCGGCATCGTCGGTGCGCTGGTGATGTACGTGGGCGGGCGGCAGATCCTGGCCGGGACCCTGACCCTGGGCGGCTTTGTCACGTTTACCGCGTTTCTGGCGTTTATGGTCGCGCCGGTGTTCCAGGTTGTCGGCATCGGCACGCAGTTGACGGAAGCCATTGCCGGCCTGGAACGCACGCGCGAGCTGCTGGACATGCCCACCGAGGAGCAGGACGCCTCGCGCCGGACGGAGCTCGGCCCGTTGCGCGGCCAGGTACGATTTGAAGACGTCTGGTTCCGCTATGAGCCCGGCAAGGAGGTTCTGCGCGGCGTGAGCTTTTCGGCCGAGCCGGGCACGGTGACAGCGCTGGTGGGCAGCTCCGGCTCCGGCAAATCGACCATCCTCGGCCTCATCGCTTCGTTCTACAAACCGACCGACGGGCGCGTGCTGGTGGACGGCGCAGACCTTTCCACGGTCACGCTGGCCAGTTACCGGCGCCAACTGGGCGTGGTGCTCCAGGAGACATTTCTGTTTGACGGAACCATCCGCGAGAATGTCGCCTTTTCGCGCCCGGAGGCGAGCGCGGAAGAAGTCCTCCGTGCCTGCCGGCTGGCGCGCGTCGACGAGTTTGCCGAGCGGTTGCCCGACGGCTATGACACACTGGTGGGCGAGCGCGGCGTCAAACTGAGCGGCGGGCAGAAGCAGCGCGTCTCGATTGCACGGGCCATCCTGGCCGACCCGCGCATCCTGCTGCTCGACGAGGCCACTTCGAGCCTGGACAGCGAGACCGAAGCGCTCATCCAGGAGGGACTCGCGCACCTGATGCAGGGCCGCACCACGTTCGTCATCGCGCACCGGCTCTCCACGATCCGCCGCGCCGATCAGATCCTCGTCGTTGAAGACGGGCAGGTGATCGAGCAGGGCGCGCACGAAGAACTGCTCGCCGCCGGCGGCCGCTATCACGAGCTCTACACCCGCCAGCACGGCTTCGAGCGTAACCTGTTTCTCGCGCCGG